The Ficedula albicollis isolate OC2 chromosome 24, FicAlb1.5, whole genome shotgun sequence genome contains a region encoding:
- the RPS25 gene encoding 40S ribosomal protein S25, producing the protein WRRRERCEYPFEVPGAAPPRLAAHSPILLILSQPPKDDKKKKDAGKSAKKDKDPVNKSGGKAKKKKWSKGKVRDKLNNLVLFDKATYDKLCKEVPNYKLITPAVVSERLKIRGSLARAALQELLSKGLIKLVSKHRAQVIYTRNTKGGDAPAAGEDA; encoded by the exons TGGCGGCGCCGTGAGCGCTGCGAGTACCCTTTCGAGGTGCCCGGGGCCGCGCCCCCGCGCCTCGCCGCTCACTCCCCCATCCTTCTCATCCTCTCGCAGCCGCCCAAAGACGACAAGAAGAAGAAGGATGCGGGCAAGTCCGCCAAGAAGGACAAGGACCCCGTCAACAAGTCCGGCGGCAAAGCCAAGAAGAAG AAGTGGTCCAAGGGGAAAGTGAGAGACAAGTTGAACAACCTTGTCCTGTTTGACAAGGCCACTTATGACAAACTGTGCAAAGAAGTGCCCAACTACAAGCTCATCACACCTGCAGTAGTCTCAGAAAGGCTGAAGATTCGAGGCTCCCTGGCTCGGGCTgccctccaggagctgctcagcaaag GGTTGATCAAACTGGTGTCCAAGCACCGAGCCCAAGTGATCTATACCCGAAACACGAAAGGTGGAGATGCGCCTGCCGCAGGGGAGGATGCGTAG
- the CCDC84 gene encoding coiled-coil domain-containing protein 84 translates to GASAVRRYDPTEHDGRVWCPCCGRGVRRDGRRGGLALLQAGLMQHLAGPEHRRETARFWRENRAEAALRERCLVPAEEYEHFAQALERALAEHQQREEERILQMAADIREAERRQRETVQAALQLQPDPELCAGPSVCRLPAGPERDSPCAAEEPGPSGMQTGPDLARMESGKVLTFIGHQETGGKGNVHTGAKPPWLIEEEDGSQQQIGPSYEEFLKHSEQLTHLLVILALPY, encoded by the exons ggggcctcggCCGTGCGGCGCTACGACCCAACGGAGCACGATGGGCGCGTGTGGTGCCCGTGCTGCGGGCGCGGCGTGCGGCGGGACGGACGGCGCGGCGGGCTGGCGCTGCTGCAAGCCGGGCTGATGCAGCACTTGGCCGG GCCCGAGCACCGCCGGGAGACGGCGCGGTTCTGGCGGGAGAACCGGGCGGAGGCGGCGCTGCGGGAGCGGTGCCTGGTGCCGGCCGAGGAGTACGAGCACTTCGCGCAGGCTCTGGAGCGGGCGCTGGCCGAGCACCAGCAGCGGGAGGAGGAGCGCATCCTCCAG ATGGCGGCTGACATCCGGGAGGCCGAGCGCCGGCAGCGAGAGACGGTGCAAGCGGCGCTCCAG CTTCAACCAGACCCAGAACTTTGTGCAGGACCTTCTGTCTGCAGGCTCCCCGCAGGACCTGAACG GGACAGCCCTTGTGCTGCAGAAGAGCCTGGCCCGAGCGGAATGCAGACAGGACCTGATTTAGCCCGGATGGAATCAGGCAAGGTTCTGACCTTCATTGGCCACCAG gaaacaggagggaaaggaaatgtcCACACGG GAGCAAAACCTCCGTGGCTAATAGAGGAGGAAGATGGAAGTCAACAACAAATTGGACCTTCCTATGAGGAATTTCTCAAACACAGTGAGCAGCTTACACACCTTTTAGTCATCCTTGCTTTGCCATACTAG